The segment ATGGCATATTTAAGTGCTCTAAATGCTTTAGAGAATTCAACTATTAAAAAAGAGGATATTGACTTAGTAATTGTTGCAACTTTTACACCTGATAATTTATCTCCCTCATGTGCTAATGAAGTGGTTAAACTATTAGATATTAAAGGTGATATTCCATCGTTTGATATAAATGCTGCTTGTTCAGGATTTATTTATGGATTAAAAGTTGTTCAAGCTTTTATTGAAAGTGGAATGTATAAAACTGTGCTTTTAATAGGTTCAGAAAACATTTCAAAAGTGTTGGATTTTAATGATAGAGGTAGTGCAATACTATTTGGAGATGGTGCAGGAGCTGCAATTATTCAAGCAAATGATATTGGAATTATTGATACGATAATTGCCAATAAAACTGATACTAAAGATGCAATCGTTGCTCCAAATGGTATTAAAATTGAAACACCTTTTACAAAAAATGAATATTATGAATTACCTTATGTTCAAATGAAAGGTCAAGAAGTTTTCAAATTTGCAACGACAGTGTTTGTCAAATCTTTAAAGGAAATTGTTAAAGCAAATAATTTAACTTTTGAAGATATTAAATATATTGTTCCACATCAAGCTAACTTAAGAATTATTGAGTATGCTATTAAGGTGTTGAAGATTGACAAAGAAAAATTTGTAATTAACCTTGATAAAGTTGGTAATACTTCAGCCGCTAGTGTTCCAATTGCCTTAGACGATTTAAGGCGACAAGGTCAATTAGAAAAAGGTGATAAGATAATTCTTGTTGCTTTTGGAAGTGGTTTAACATATGGTGTTAGTTTATTAGAATGGTAAAAAAATAAGGAGGATTATAAAAATGAACAACAAAATTAAAGAAATTATTGGTGAAATTTTAGATTTAGAGGTAAGTGAAATTAATGATGATGCAAGTATCTTAGATGATTTAGGTGCAGATTCAATTGCAGTAATGGAAATTGTAATGGAATTAGAAAGTGAATTTGATCTTGAAATTGAAACAGAAGAGATTCCAAATTTCAAAACAGTTAATGATATCGTAGCATTTATCGAGAGCAAATAATGAAAATTAGTTTTATATTTGCTGGACAAGGACAACAATTTCAAAATATGGGCATCGATTTAATTGATGCCTTTGTTGAAGTTAAAGATATTTTTAATCAAGCAAGTTCTATTTTAGATTATGATTTAGTAAGTGTTTGTCAGGATGAAAATAAATTAGCACAAACAATTTATACGCAGCCTGCTTTATTAACATTAGACTATGCAATAGCTTATTTATTGAATAAAAATGGAATTAATCCTGATTGTGTAGCAGGTTTATCATTAGGGGAATATAATGCTTTAATTGAGGCAAAAACATTAACTTTTGAAGATGGTTTGAAAATAATTAAAGAGCGTGCCTATATTATGGATAATGCATTAGAAAAAAATAGTTCGTCAATGGCAGCTGTACTTAAAGCTGATTTAAAAACGATTAATGAAGTTTTAGATAGCCCTTGTTTAAATGGTGAAGTTGCTATTTGTAATTATAATACTTATGAACAAATTGTTATTGGTGGAAGTACATCAAAACTAGAACAGGCTTGTAATATGTTAAAAGAAAAAGGTGTTAAAAGAGTTATACCTTTAAAAGTGTCTACTGTATCACATATGCACCTTTTAAATGATGCTGCAAAAAAACTTAATACTGTTTTGAGTAATTTTAATTTTAAAAAACCAGAAATTAGTTTTATTAACAATGTTGCTGGTGTTTATCAAGAGGATGGTTTTGTAAAAACTTTAACTAAGCAAATAGAATCATCAACATATATGGCACAAACAATTGAATTGATGTTAAATGATGGAATTGATACTTTTATTGAAGTTGGTCCAAAAAATACAATAAGTGCTTTTGTTAAAAGTATTGCAAAAATGTTAAATAAAGAAGTGAAAATTTATAATGTTTATGATTTAAAAACATTAGAGGATACATTGAGAGAATTAGGTGAAAGTAATGAGTAAATGTGCAATAATAACTGGCGGTGTTCAAGGAATAGGAAAAGCAATTGCTAATCAATTGAAAAATGATTATAAATTAGTT is part of the Bacilli bacterium PM5-9 genome and harbors:
- a CDS encoding 3-oxoacyl-[acyl-carrier-protein] synthase-3 (product_source=KO:K00648; cath_funfam=3.40.47.10; cog=COG0332; ko=KO:K00648; pfam=PF08541,PF08545; superfamily=53901; tigrfam=TIGR00747) — translated: MKARIVSTGCYYPDVVVNNHDLEKIMDTNDEWIVQRTGIKERRFSNHNTAYMAYLSALNALENSTIKKEDIDLVIVATFTPDNLSPSCANEVVKLLDIKGDIPSFDINAACSGFIYGLKVVQAFIESGMYKTVLLIGSENISKVLDFNDRGSAILFGDGAGAAIIQANDIGIIDTIIANKTDTKDAIVAPNGIKIETPFTKNEYYELPYVQMKGQEVFKFATTVFVKSLKEIVKANNLTFEDIKYIVPHQANLRIIEYAIKVLKIDKEKFVINLDKVGNTSAASVPIALDDLRRQGQLEKGDKIILVAFGSGLTYGVSLLEW
- a CDS encoding acyl carrier protein (product_source=KO:K02078; cath_funfam=1.10.1200.10; cog=COG0236; ko=KO:K02078; pfam=PF00550; superfamily=47336; tigrfam=TIGR00517) encodes the protein MNNKIKEIIGEILDLEVSEINDDASILDDLGADSIAVMEIVMELESEFDLEIETEEIPNFKTVNDIVAFIESK
- a CDS encoding [acyl-carrier-protein] S-malonyltransferase (product_source=KO:K00645; cath_funfam=3.40.366.10; cog=COG0331; ko=KO:K00645; pfam=PF00698; smart=SM00827; superfamily=52151; tigrfam=TIGR00128), encoding MKISFIFAGQGQQFQNMGIDLIDAFVEVKDIFNQASSILDYDLVSVCQDENKLAQTIYTQPALLTLDYAIAYLLNKNGINPDCVAGLSLGEYNALIEAKTLTFEDGLKIIKERAYIMDNALEKNSSSMAAVLKADLKTINEVLDSPCLNGEVAICNYNTYEQIVIGGSTSKLEQACNMLKEKGVKRVIPLKVSTVSHMHLLNDAAKKLNTVLSNFNFKKPEISFINNVAGVYQEDGFVKTLTKQIESSTYMAQTIELMLNDGIDTFIEVGPKNTISAFVKSIAKMLNKEVKIYNVYDLKTLEDTLRELGESNE